In the Bacillota bacterium genome, one interval contains:
- a CDS encoding peptidoglycan-binding protein has product MAALDDALTYFPFGSRILRLTVPRLHGTDVKILQHLCNASPTVHGEVPTDGLYGSETARAVQRLQALFEVDGDGFAGPKTYYALGHLTGGYLVNGPEFGSRPLAEGDTGNDVRILQNRLVASGSSFARILGRSPDGEFDLRTTQALLAYQEAIQGLNPGVPVTGTAGPETYDSLWVFSGYGGRTLRRRRKGHDVYSLQKTLTQTGLFSGEEDGFFGPMTEAAVRRLQREAGSTVDGVAGSEVFYHLALCL; this is encoded by the coding sequence GTGGCAGCCCTCGACGACGCCCTCACCTATTTCCCGTTCGGCAGCCGCATCCTTCGGTTGACCGTCCCCCGCCTTCATGGGACCGACGTGAAGATCCTGCAGCACCTGTGCAACGCCAGCCCAACGGTCCATGGGGAGGTCCCCACCGACGGCCTCTATGGGTCGGAGACGGCCAGGGCGGTCCAGCGCCTGCAGGCCCTGTTCGAGGTGGACGGCGATGGGTTTGCCGGACCGAAGACCTACTACGCCCTGGGTCACCTGACCGGGGGATACCTCGTCAACGGGCCGGAATTCGGGAGCCGCCCGCTGGCCGAGGGGGACACCGGCAACGACGTCCGGATCCTCCAGAACCGGCTGGTGGCCAGCGGGTCAAGCTTCGCCCGTATCCTCGGGCGTTCCCCGGACGGGGAGTTCGATCTCCGCACCACCCAGGCCCTGCTGGCCTATCAGGAGGCCATCCAGGGGCTGAACCCCGGGGTCCCGGTGACCGGTACGGCCGGGCCGGAGACCTATGACTCGCTCTGGGTCTTCAGCGGTTACGGCGGGCGGACCCTCCGCCGGCGGCGGAAGGGCCACGACGTCTACTCCCTCCAGAAGACGCTCACCCAGACCGGCTTGTTCAGTGGCGAGGAGGACGGCTTTTTCGGACCGATGACCGAAGCCGCCGTCAGGCGTCTGCAGAGGGAGGCCGGGTCGACCGTCGACGGGGTGGCCGGCTCAGAGGTCTTCTACCACTTGGCACTGTGCCTATGA